A region of the Leptospira venezuelensis genome:
ATCTCTTGCAAAAGATCTAAAGTGATTCGATTATTCTTATTCACGTGAGGCGTGAATTTTAACTTAATACCAGTCGGACGATATTCGTAGTTGTCCACAGTAACGGCGTTTGCACCACCCAAACCAGCGTTACGACTTTGGGTCCTAACGGGAACGTCTTGTCCTACGTTGATCTCAGCTTCTTGGTTATCTAATGTGAGAACCTGAGGAGCGGATAATACGTTAAAGTTCTCATTTCCTTGGTTCGCGCTTAAAATTCCTAAGATCTGTTGAGCACCAGCCTGGACGAAACCAAGAGAGAAGCCGGATAATGTGTTTAGGTTCGGGTTGATCCTACCACTGGAGTTGATGATATTTCCTTCTTTTGCAAGACCTGAGTTGAACTGGCTATAAGGACCTTGCCCTTGGAATCTCCAGTCAATACCGAAGTCATTTGTATCTGTGGAAGAAAGTTCTACGATTAATACTTCTAATAAAACCTGCTTTCTTGCAGAGTCCAGAACTCGGATAATTTTACGGATCTCATTCCATTCTGCTTCAGTTGCAGTTACGATCACTGAGTTGGATTCTTTATGAGCAACTGCCTTAATCTTTTCTACCTTAGGAGCTGGAGGAGGAGGTGCACCGGGTTGGCCGCTTGGAAGTGGTTGGTCCCCCACAACAGGATTATCTAACTTAATCAGAGTAGCCGCAATCTTCTCCGCTTCATTAAACTCTAATGTATAAATATGAACGTCACCCGCAGAAGAAACTGCTCCAGGTGTGGATTCATCCGGTCTTACATCTAACTCGTTTACTAAAGTTAGAAGTTTATTGATGTCAGCTGTAGAACCGGAAAGTACGATCGTATTCGTATTTCTATAAACGATAATATCAGTATTTGGAGATGTTAACCTTTTTAAGATAGGTTCCAATTCTTCCGGTTTTACATTTTCTACTGGAATAATTTGAGTGATGATTCGATTATCTAATGCTTCTGTTTCTGGAATTGGTTCCTTACCTACTCTTACATAAGGAGATCTGGCAAGTGCATCCTTTAATTTTACGATAGTGATCAAATCCACTTCTTCTACGATTGCAAATCCCATGGATTCCAAAACTGCCTTCATAAAAGGAAATGCGTTTTTGATCGGGATCTCTTTTTGGGAGATGATAGTGATCTTCTTACCTTTTAAACTTTCATCTAAAAGGATGTTTTTCTTTAGGATCGCGCTCATCCCTTTTAGAAAATCATTAAGTTCAGTATCTCTCCAGTTTGCATAAAAGGTCTTTTCTTTAGTGTCTTCAGCTGTCGGAGTGGTTGTACTTCTTTTACTTCCTTTTTTGCCCTGAGACATTAAGCTCTCGTTCACCGAAAGAAGAAGTAAAAACGCAAATGCTGCGTTTCTTAAATATCTGGATCGTAAATCTGTTTTGCGCATTTAATCTCTAATTCCGGATGATGAA
Encoded here:
- the gspD gene encoding type II secretion system secretin GspD, with amino-acid sequence MRKTDLRSRYLRNAAFAFLLLLSVNESLMSQGKKGSKRSTTTPTAEDTKEKTFYANWRDTELNDFLKGMSAILKKNILLDESLKGKKITIISQKEIPIKNAFPFMKAVLESMGFAIVEEVDLITIVKLKDALARSPYVRVGKEPIPETEALDNRIITQIIPVENVKPEELEPILKRLTSPNTDIIVYRNTNTIVLSGSTADINKLLTLVNELDVRPDESTPGAVSSAGDVHIYTLEFNEAEKIAATLIKLDNPVVGDQPLPSGQPGAPPPPAPKVEKIKAVAHKESNSVIVTATEAEWNEIRKIIRVLDSARKQVLLEVLIVELSSTDTNDFGIDWRFQGQGPYSQFNSGLAKEGNIINSSGRINPNLNTLSGFSLGFVQAGAQQILGILSANQGNENFNVLSAPQVLTLDNQEAEINVGQDVPVRTQSRNAGLGGANAVTVDNYEYRPTGIKLKFTPHVNKNNRITLDLLQEIKNIASIALAGGNPTFNRREVKTTITIDNRQTIVIGGLISNDKQKRLIKIPLLGDIPYLGWIFRRTTEQLKKTNLMVFITPHILDNRELADKMTVKKKLQQERYEIERERVLNKEATIKERGE